A window of Corallococcus macrosporus DSM 14697 contains these coding sequences:
- a CDS encoding efflux RND transporter permease subunit, with the protein MFTDFFIRRPVFSSVVSIIITLVGAISIPTLPVEQYPDLSLPVVQVTATYIGASAETVESAVTTVLERQLNGVEGMRYIASTSSNTGVSTITVTFDQDRDLDIAAVDVQNRVATASAQLPAAVNALGITITKAQTQLLIAFGLFDEENRYETGFLSNYADVFIRDALLRVNGVGDVRIFGERRFAMRLWLDPTQLARRGLAATDVVNALRAQNVQVGAGQVGQPPAPPGQTYQFTVRVLGQLTSAAEFNDLVVQPGPDGSLVRLKDVGRAELGAENYGQLLRFNGREAVGLGIFQLPGSNALDVREGVVAELERLKGNFPPGMRYQRAFDTTAAVQASIEEVLVTLGEAIFLVVLVIFVFLHGWRSVLVVATTLPVSLVGTFLFVNAFGFSINTLTLFGLTLATGLVVDDAIIVIENVERTMAQDNVGPREATHRGMKQVAGALVAIALVLSAVFVPVSFFPGTTGIIYQQFALTLAFSISLSALVALTLSPALCALLLRPHEGQKWKAFRMFDRALDAFRDAYGRLLAKLIGPLRWPVVLAFVLCLAGTVLMYRLTPTGFIPGEDQGYLIVAVQGPEGTSLDYTRNVLLQAEQVLRQQPEVADIFTVGGFSLLGTGVNYGTLFVNLHPWDERKRPEQSVAGLVERLRRPLTAIGGARVLPFEPPAIRGVGSVGGFEFVLEDQQGGRSLAQLARTTDLLVGAASQDPGLRGVFSSFTANTPLLDVQVDREKALAMGVPLDGVFSTLQVYLGSQYVNDFTFASRVYRVYVQAATPFRNEPRDIDALYVRSARGEMVPLESVVKVTPITSAQNIQHYNLYRSATLNGQAAPGTSSGQALDAMEAVARKTLPVGYTFEWTGLSQEQKEAGRSVLIIFGLGIVFVFLVLAAQYESFALPLVILLGVPVAMLGALGLQNLRGLQNDVFCQVGLVMLVGLASKNAILIVEFAEQLRHEGRSVGDAAIHAAQTRLRPILMTSFAFLMGVVPLMLASGAGASARKSLGTTVFGGMLLSTFVNLIFIPVLYVVLEAARERVRRHGGVGTPPPAVRPPEPQAP; encoded by the coding sequence ATGTTCACGGACTTCTTCATCCGCCGTCCCGTCTTCTCCAGCGTGGTGTCCATCATCATCACCCTGGTGGGGGCCATCTCCATCCCCACCCTGCCCGTCGAGCAGTACCCGGACCTGTCCCTGCCGGTGGTGCAGGTGACGGCGACGTACATCGGCGCCTCCGCGGAGACGGTGGAGAGCGCCGTCACCACCGTGCTGGAGCGGCAGCTCAACGGCGTGGAGGGCATGCGCTACATCGCCTCCACCAGCAGCAACACGGGCGTGAGCACCATCACCGTCACGTTCGACCAGGACCGCGACCTGGACATCGCCGCGGTGGACGTCCAGAACCGCGTGGCCACCGCGTCCGCGCAGCTCCCCGCCGCGGTCAACGCGCTGGGCATCACCATCACCAAGGCGCAGACGCAGTTGCTCATCGCCTTCGGCCTGTTCGACGAGGAGAACCGCTACGAGACGGGCTTCCTCAGCAACTACGCGGACGTCTTCATCCGGGACGCCCTGCTGCGGGTGAATGGCGTGGGCGACGTGCGCATCTTCGGCGAGCGGCGCTTCGCCATGCGGCTGTGGCTGGACCCCACGCAGTTGGCGCGGCGCGGGCTGGCCGCCACGGACGTCGTCAATGCCCTGCGCGCGCAGAACGTGCAGGTGGGCGCCGGACAGGTGGGCCAGCCGCCCGCGCCCCCGGGCCAGACGTACCAGTTCACGGTGCGCGTGCTGGGGCAGCTCACCTCGGCGGCGGAGTTCAACGACCTCGTGGTGCAGCCGGGGCCGGACGGCTCGCTGGTGCGGCTGAAGGACGTGGGCCGCGCGGAGCTGGGCGCGGAGAACTACGGACAGCTCCTGCGCTTCAACGGCCGCGAGGCCGTGGGCCTGGGCATCTTCCAGCTCCCCGGCTCCAACGCGCTGGACGTGCGCGAGGGCGTCGTCGCCGAGCTGGAGCGGCTCAAGGGCAACTTCCCGCCGGGCATGCGCTACCAGCGCGCCTTCGACACCACGGCGGCGGTGCAGGCCTCCATCGAGGAGGTGCTGGTGACGCTGGGCGAGGCCATCTTCCTGGTGGTGCTGGTCATCTTCGTCTTCCTGCACGGCTGGCGCAGCGTGCTGGTGGTGGCCACCACGCTGCCCGTGTCCCTGGTGGGCACCTTCCTCTTCGTCAACGCGTTCGGCTTCTCCATCAACACGCTGACGCTCTTCGGCCTCACGCTGGCCACGGGCCTGGTGGTGGATGACGCCATCATCGTCATCGAGAACGTCGAGCGCACCATGGCGCAGGACAACGTGGGCCCCCGCGAGGCCACCCACCGGGGCATGAAGCAGGTGGCCGGCGCGCTGGTGGCCATTGCCCTGGTGCTGTCCGCCGTCTTCGTGCCGGTGTCCTTCTTCCCCGGCACCACCGGCATCATCTACCAGCAGTTCGCGCTCACGCTGGCCTTCTCCATCAGCCTGTCCGCGCTGGTGGCGCTCACGCTGTCCCCCGCGCTGTGCGCCCTCCTGCTGCGCCCCCACGAAGGCCAGAAGTGGAAGGCCTTCCGCATGTTCGACCGGGCGCTCGACGCGTTCCGCGACGCCTACGGGCGGCTGCTGGCGAAGCTCATCGGTCCGCTGCGCTGGCCGGTGGTCCTCGCCTTCGTCCTGTGCCTGGCGGGCACCGTGCTGATGTACCGGCTCACGCCCACCGGCTTCATCCCGGGCGAGGACCAGGGCTATCTCATCGTCGCCGTGCAGGGCCCGGAGGGCACGTCGCTGGACTACACGCGCAACGTGCTGCTCCAGGCGGAGCAGGTGCTGCGGCAGCAGCCGGAGGTGGCGGACATCTTCACCGTGGGCGGCTTCTCGCTGCTGGGCACGGGCGTCAACTACGGCACCCTCTTCGTCAACCTGCACCCGTGGGACGAGCGCAAGCGGCCGGAGCAGAGCGTGGCGGGGCTGGTGGAGCGCCTGCGGCGCCCGCTGACGGCCATTGGCGGCGCGCGCGTGCTGCCCTTCGAGCCCCCCGCCATCCGCGGCGTGGGCAGCGTGGGCGGCTTCGAGTTCGTGCTGGAGGACCAGCAGGGAGGGCGCTCGCTCGCCCAGCTCGCGCGGACGACGGACCTGCTGGTGGGCGCGGCCAGCCAGGACCCGGGCCTGCGCGGCGTCTTCTCCTCCTTCACCGCGAACACGCCGCTGCTGGACGTGCAGGTGGACCGGGAGAAGGCCCTGGCCATGGGCGTGCCGCTGGATGGCGTCTTCTCCACGCTGCAAGTCTACCTGGGCAGCCAGTACGTGAATGACTTCACCTTCGCCAGCCGCGTGTACCGCGTGTACGTGCAGGCGGCCACGCCCTTCCGCAACGAGCCGCGCGACATCGACGCGCTCTATGTCCGCTCCGCGCGGGGGGAGATGGTGCCGCTGGAGTCAGTGGTGAAGGTGACGCCCATCACCAGCGCGCAGAACATCCAGCACTACAACCTGTACCGCTCGGCGACCCTCAACGGGCAGGCCGCGCCGGGCACCAGCTCCGGGCAGGCCCTGGACGCGATGGAGGCGGTGGCGCGCAAGACGCTGCCCGTGGGCTACACCTTCGAATGGACGGGCCTGTCCCAGGAGCAGAAGGAGGCGGGGCGCAGCGTGCTCATCATCTTCGGGCTGGGCATCGTCTTCGTCTTCCTGGTGCTGGCCGCGCAGTACGAGAGCTTCGCCCTGCCCCTGGTCATCCTGCTGGGCGTCCCGGTGGCCATGCTGGGCGCGCTGGGGCTGCAGAACCTGCGCGGCCTCCAGAACGACGTGTTCTGCCAGGTGGGGCTCGTCATGCTGGTGGGGCTGGCCAGCAAGAACGCCATCCTCATCGTCGAGTTCGCCGAGCAGCTCCGCCACGAAGGCCGGAGCGTCGGGGACGCCGCCATCCACGCCGCGCAGACGCGCCTGCGCCCCATCCTGATGACGTCCTTCGCGTTCCTCATGGGCGTGGTGCCGCTGATGCTGGCCTCGGGCGCGGGCGCCTCCGCGCGCAAGTCCCTGGGCACCACCGTGTTCGGCGGGATGCTGCTGTCCACCTTCGTGAACCTCATCTTCATCCCCGTGCTGTACGTGGTGCTGGAGGCCGCCCGGGAACGCGTCCGCCGGCACGGCGGCGTCGGCACGCCGCCGCCCGCCGTCCGCCCACCGGAGCCCCAGGCCCCCTGA
- a CDS encoding patatin-like phospholipase family protein has product MSLLPSHDDPRRHRLYALKRAPGLRHHGNTALLRLLSQSQDVAWARGAVLCREGEPAEGFFVLLEGELEVLRGGEPLMTLQPCAPLGLEALSSGRSAFTVRAAVDSTGLFISKDAVAGLPRAAPGAPEQPRARAEVIAFESDVPGAPLSSLIELVAKVIHRDFGDRVLLLRTASQRGTDVLVTKGADGVLRATLPPPEPGAPGLLPPSLLQRLTAEHGLHYVLLDGCGVADATLLGKTARLVPTLSARATPGHRVLPTVVVDPCRTPRESELSGQAPRPQWLPPCPLRLGMERMKRLLVDDRPLEATALRAAEEDALSRWARALTHRRVGLALSGGGVWGFYHVHLLRWLVGQGVPIDIISGSSMGSLVGAYFCANALDGKSGLEGLRRLEERAVSRQLSLAATAAILTTYSLERFVEQDLGRVCLESLPTRFLPVTTDLTRGDCVALEQGPVALAVRASGSAPGIWGPTVVPPARYVDGAFTSMVPAHVLLDAGADIIFSSNIFPFGVRHASPPRQSGLGRFLAGLNPVARALDLAASGVLLLHRSGDVESLLADVRYDIHSAEAPLLTAMEFTKARDILGRAAADASLAKRLEEMKQHWLQVKARGARAHIPRGGQQAA; this is encoded by the coding sequence ATGTCTCTCCTCCCGTCACACGATGACCCGAGACGCCACCGGCTGTATGCGCTCAAGCGCGCCCCCGGGCTCCGGCACCATGGCAACACCGCCCTGCTGCGCCTGCTGAGCCAGAGCCAGGACGTGGCCTGGGCACGCGGCGCGGTGCTGTGCCGGGAAGGCGAGCCCGCCGAGGGCTTCTTCGTCCTCCTGGAGGGAGAGCTGGAGGTCCTGCGCGGCGGCGAGCCCCTGATGACGCTCCAGCCCTGCGCGCCCCTGGGGCTGGAGGCCCTGTCGAGCGGACGGAGCGCCTTCACGGTCCGCGCGGCGGTGGACTCCACGGGCCTCTTCATCTCGAAGGACGCCGTGGCGGGCCTGCCGCGCGCGGCCCCCGGCGCGCCGGAGCAGCCCCGGGCCCGGGCGGAGGTCATCGCCTTCGAGAGCGACGTCCCCGGCGCGCCCCTGTCCTCGCTCATCGAGCTGGTGGCGAAGGTCATCCACCGCGACTTCGGGGACCGCGTGCTGCTGCTTCGGACCGCGTCTCAGCGTGGGACGGACGTGCTCGTCACGAAGGGCGCGGATGGCGTCTTGCGCGCCACGCTGCCACCGCCCGAGCCCGGCGCGCCGGGGCTGCTGCCGCCATCGCTCCTCCAACGGCTCACGGCCGAGCACGGCCTCCACTACGTGCTGCTCGACGGGTGCGGCGTGGCGGACGCGACGCTGCTGGGGAAGACGGCGCGGCTGGTGCCCACGTTGAGCGCGCGAGCGACGCCGGGCCACCGCGTGCTCCCCACCGTGGTGGTGGACCCGTGCCGCACGCCGCGCGAGTCGGAGCTGAGCGGTCAGGCGCCGCGGCCCCAGTGGCTGCCGCCCTGCCCCTTGCGGCTGGGCATGGAGCGGATGAAGCGGCTGCTCGTGGATGACCGGCCGCTGGAGGCCACCGCGCTGCGCGCCGCCGAAGAGGACGCCCTTTCGCGTTGGGCCCGCGCCCTCACCCACCGGCGCGTGGGACTGGCGCTCAGTGGCGGAGGGGTGTGGGGCTTCTACCACGTCCACCTCCTGCGCTGGCTGGTGGGCCAGGGGGTGCCCATCGACATCATCAGCGGCTCCAGCATGGGCTCGCTGGTGGGGGCGTACTTCTGCGCCAACGCGCTGGACGGGAAGAGCGGGCTGGAGGGGCTGCGGCGGCTGGAGGAGCGGGCCGTGAGCCGTCAGCTCTCCCTGGCCGCCACGGCCGCCATCCTGACGACGTACTCGCTGGAGCGCTTCGTGGAGCAGGACCTGGGCCGCGTCTGTCTGGAGTCGCTGCCCACCCGCTTCCTGCCCGTGACGACGGACCTGACGCGCGGAGACTGTGTGGCGCTGGAGCAGGGCCCCGTGGCCCTGGCGGTGCGCGCCAGCGGCTCGGCGCCCGGCATCTGGGGCCCCACGGTGGTGCCTCCCGCGCGGTATGTGGATGGCGCCTTCACCAGCATGGTGCCCGCCCACGTGCTGCTGGATGCCGGCGCGGACATCATCTTCTCCAGCAACATCTTCCCCTTCGGCGTCCGGCACGCGTCCCCTCCGCGGCAGTCGGGGCTGGGGCGCTTCCTGGCGGGGCTCAACCCGGTGGCGCGCGCGCTGGACCTGGCGGCCAGCGGCGTGCTGCTATTGCACCGCAGTGGCGACGTGGAGAGCCTGCTCGCGGACGTCCGGTACGACATCCATTCCGCGGAGGCGCCGCTGTTGACCGCCATGGAGTTCACCAAGGCCCGCGACATCCTCGGCCGGGCAGCGGCGGATGCGTCGCTCGCGAAGCGGCTGGAGGAGATGAAGCAGCACTGGCTCCAGGTGAAGGCCCGAGGCGCTCGCGCGCACATCCCGCGGGGAGGACAGCAAGCCGCATGA
- a CDS encoding 3-oxoacyl-ACP synthase III family protein, whose product MIPVRILGTASVLPGPAVTTAELCARVGRDAAEVEHKTGIRTRHFAPPGTKAADVAAQALRGALEAAGLEARALRRILCVSSMGGDVTTPATANRVAAALGLSGSCDAMDLSNACMGFLSAFDLAARSVATGLGPVGIVSVELLSRTTTPEEPRPYLVLGDAAAAAVLGAGRPGEGVLGVAMGNDGTLPTDVVLENPTATGKLERMRFLTPSKEMTRVALDALVRAAHAALDEAGVALPDVEWVLTHQPNGSMLEAILQALEVSPERSVRVVDTVGSVGSASLGTSLDRLLRTRPVKPGHRILLVGVGAGVAHGAVLYQVGG is encoded by the coding sequence ATGATTCCCGTTCGCATCCTGGGCACGGCCAGTGTCCTGCCCGGGCCCGCAGTGACGACCGCGGAGCTGTGCGCGCGCGTGGGACGTGACGCCGCGGAGGTGGAGCACAAGACGGGCATCCGCACCCGTCACTTCGCGCCGCCGGGGACGAAGGCCGCGGACGTGGCGGCGCAGGCGCTGCGCGGCGCGCTGGAGGCGGCGGGGCTGGAGGCCCGGGCGCTGCGCCGCATCCTCTGCGTCAGCTCCATGGGCGGCGACGTCACCACGCCCGCCACCGCCAACCGGGTGGCGGCGGCGCTGGGCCTGTCGGGGAGCTGCGACGCGATGGACCTGAGCAACGCCTGCATGGGCTTCCTGAGCGCCTTCGATCTGGCGGCGCGCTCGGTGGCCACGGGGCTGGGGCCGGTGGGCATCGTGTCGGTTGAGCTGCTGTCGCGCACCACCACGCCCGAGGAGCCCCGGCCCTACCTGGTGCTGGGTGACGCGGCCGCGGCGGCCGTGCTGGGCGCGGGCCGTCCGGGCGAAGGCGTGCTGGGCGTGGCCATGGGCAATGACGGCACGCTGCCCACGGACGTGGTGCTGGAGAACCCGACGGCCACCGGCAAGCTGGAGCGGATGCGCTTCCTGACGCCCAGCAAGGAGATGACACGCGTGGCGCTGGACGCGCTGGTGCGCGCGGCCCACGCGGCGCTGGACGAGGCCGGCGTGGCCCTGCCCGATGTGGAGTGGGTGCTCACGCACCAGCCGAATGGCAGCATGCTGGAGGCCATCCTCCAGGCGCTGGAGGTGTCACCGGAGCGGAGCGTGCGCGTGGTGGACACGGTGGGCAGCGTGGGCTCGGCGTCGCTGGGCACCAGCCTGGACCGGCTCCTGCGCACGCGGCCGGTGAAGCCCGGGCATCGCATCCTCCTGGTGGGCGTGGGCGCCGGCGTGGCGCATGGCGCGGTGCTGTACCAGGTGGGCGGATGA
- a CDS encoding lysophospholipid acyltransferase family protein → MKQAGGWPLAAWLTTFRLLRRYHRYEVVNLEPLLRPGAKLIVGYHGRPLAVDLCMLTVTLHERLGYLPHGVAHGAFGSTPGLRAVADGLGFVTGDDPRLAEAVARGEHVLLQPGGTREGCRDFRHRYRVDWGERMGYLRLAVRYRLPIVPVGGSGMDDAYVGLNDGYALGRRVGMPARLPLWLGVGATGLWPLSLPFPVKMTQWVGEPLTHHLEPGFDAGDRDAMRAVHQEVAGAVQGLLDRARGVDQDRTRKAVQ, encoded by the coding sequence ATGAAGCAGGCGGGCGGTTGGCCCCTGGCGGCATGGCTGACGACGTTCCGGCTGCTGCGCCGGTACCACCGCTACGAGGTGGTGAACCTGGAGCCGCTGCTGCGCCCCGGCGCGAAGCTCATCGTCGGCTACCACGGGCGGCCCCTGGCCGTGGACCTGTGCATGCTGACGGTGACGCTCCACGAGCGCCTGGGCTACCTGCCGCACGGCGTGGCGCACGGCGCGTTCGGCTCGACTCCGGGGCTGCGCGCGGTGGCGGATGGGCTGGGCTTCGTCACGGGGGATGACCCTCGGCTGGCGGAGGCGGTGGCCCGGGGCGAGCACGTGTTGTTGCAGCCGGGCGGCACGCGCGAGGGCTGCCGCGACTTCCGTCACCGCTACCGCGTCGACTGGGGCGAGCGCATGGGCTACCTGCGCCTGGCGGTGCGCTACCGGCTGCCGATTGTCCCCGTGGGCGGCAGCGGCATGGACGACGCGTACGTGGGCCTCAATGACGGGTACGCGCTGGGGCGAAGGGTGGGAATGCCGGCGCGCCTGCCGCTGTGGCTGGGCGTGGGCGCCACGGGCCTGTGGCCCTTGTCGCTCCCCTTCCCCGTGAAGATGACGCAGTGGGTGGGCGAGCCGCTGACGCACCATCTGGAGCCGGGCTTCGACGCGGGCGACCGGGACGCGATGCGGGCGGTGCACCAGGAAGTGGCGGGTGCGGTGCAGGGACTGCTCGACAGGGCGCGTGGCGTGGACCAGGACAGGACACGGAAGGCGGTGCAATGA
- a CDS encoding SDR family NAD(P)-dependent oxidoreductase, translating into MREGSEAREWALILGVSSGTGAAIAEAVTHKPGLNVFGVHRGRYADGAAQLEQRIRDAGGRLVTWQADASTPEAAEAGVAALREAAGPRSVKLFVHSIAGASVGHFLSQGQDRLHARRIRRTFDTMAHSFVFWAQALVEADLLAPEARLLGLQNPLDETHLGNTGLISASKAALEMYVRYLAMELGPRGHRVNLLKFGTVMTPALKHVYSPEALARLEAAHARMNPAGRMGTVEEVARFVTVLAGEEAGWFNGATIDFTGGMTLRLLDLVLNS; encoded by the coding sequence ATGAGGGAAGGCTCCGAGGCGCGGGAGTGGGCGCTCATCCTGGGTGTCTCATCGGGGACGGGCGCGGCCATCGCGGAGGCGGTGACGCACAAGCCAGGACTGAATGTCTTTGGCGTCCACCGGGGCCGGTATGCGGACGGCGCCGCGCAGTTGGAGCAGCGGATTCGAGACGCCGGTGGGCGCCTGGTGACGTGGCAGGCGGATGCGTCCACCCCGGAGGCCGCGGAAGCCGGCGTGGCGGCGCTGCGGGAAGCCGCTGGGCCTCGGAGCGTGAAGCTCTTCGTGCATTCGATTGCAGGGGCGTCCGTGGGGCACTTCCTGTCCCAGGGGCAGGACCGGCTGCACGCGCGCCGCATCCGGCGGACCTTCGACACGATGGCGCACTCGTTCGTCTTCTGGGCGCAGGCGCTGGTGGAGGCGGACCTGCTGGCGCCGGAGGCGCGCCTCCTTGGATTGCAGAACCCGCTGGACGAGACGCACCTGGGCAACACGGGGCTCATCAGCGCGTCCAAGGCGGCGCTGGAGATGTACGTGCGCTACCTGGCCATGGAGTTGGGCCCGCGAGGCCACCGCGTGAACCTGCTGAAGTTCGGCACGGTGATGACGCCCGCGCTGAAGCACGTGTACTCACCCGAGGCCCTGGCGCGCCTGGAGGCGGCCCACGCGCGGATGAATCCCGCGGGACGCATGGGCACGGTGGAGGAAGTGGCCCGCTTCGTCACGGTGCTGGCGGGTGAGGAGGCGGGGTGGTTCAACGGAGCCACTATCGACTTCACGGGTGGGATGACGCTGCGGCTGTTGGATCTGGTGTTGAATTCGTGA
- a CDS encoding imm11 family protein: MPSRFFRIAENIQTGNWYLGDPENSRGQEVEDPLMFRAGQPVRVEGPLHVPIDEPGRALDFSLAGVGLAPIVHVKVATVFTELAPGDVQSLPVSIKGHPDQFLILVATKRIRCIDETVAQVQFWKPEDGLPAKTGQYYAVDDLHIDPSKVGDAKVFRTEGWTMALIVSEDIKRALERIKATGVKFTPV, encoded by the coding sequence ATGCCGAGTCGCTTCTTCAGAATTGCCGAGAACATCCAGACCGGGAACTGGTACCTGGGGGACCCCGAGAATTCACGCGGCCAGGAAGTCGAAGACCCTTTGATGTTCAGGGCGGGGCAGCCCGTCCGGGTCGAAGGGCCTCTACACGTCCCAATCGACGAGCCGGGCAGAGCCCTGGATTTCTCCCTAGCTGGCGTGGGGCTTGCCCCCATCGTTCACGTCAAGGTGGCCACCGTCTTCACGGAGCTGGCTCCAGGCGATGTGCAGTCCCTTCCCGTGAGCATCAAAGGCCACCCGGACCAGTTCCTCATCCTTGTGGCGACGAAGCGCATCCGCTGCATCGACGAAACAGTCGCCCAAGTGCAGTTCTGGAAGCCGGAAGACGGGCTGCCCGCGAAGACAGGTCAATACTACGCGGTAGATGACTTGCACATCGACCCCAGCAAGGTGGGTGACGCCAAGGTGTTCCGCACGGAAGGCTGGACCATGGCGCTCATCGTCTCCGAAGACATCAAGCGGGCCCTGGAGCGCATCAAGGCCACCGGCGTGAAGTTCACCCCCGTGTAG
- the tnpA gene encoding IS66 family insertion sequence element accessory protein TnpA, which yields MANAELWKKRVEEWRTSGLSAEEYCRGKEFTPSPLYRWSSRLAKAGRGEAEAAVPLVRLVTSPAREEAAPGAGLVVIEAHGARVLVPAGADVATVGVALAALGAVSRSGPR from the coding sequence ATGGCGAATGCGGAGCTGTGGAAGAAGCGAGTGGAGGAGTGGCGCACCAGTGGGCTGAGCGCGGAGGAGTACTGCCGTGGGAAGGAGTTCACGCCCAGCCCGCTGTACCGGTGGTCGAGTCGGCTGGCGAAGGCGGGGCGTGGAGAAGCGGAGGCGGCGGTGCCGCTGGTGAGGCTGGTTACTTCCCCGGCCCGCGAGGAAGCCGCACCTGGTGCAGGACTCGTCGTCATTGAGGCGCACGGGGCGCGGGTGCTGGTGCCCGCGGGGGCGGACGTGGCGACGGTAGGCGTGGCGCTGGCGGCGCTGGGTGCGGTGAGCCGGAGCGGGCCGCGATGA
- the tnpB gene encoding IS66 family insertion sequence element accessory protein TnpB (TnpB, as the term is used for proteins encoded by IS66 family insertion elements, is considered an accessory protein, since TnpC, encoded by a neighboring gene, is a DDE family transposase.) — MIPHGVEIFLGLEPIDLRWGFERLSGLVEERLGRKPRSGALFVFFGKRRTALKVLFYDGTGLCLFYKRLDTGCFQVPRGLEEGATSLAVEEHVLEELLDGLRVEAPRRGPRPH, encoded by the coding sequence ATGATTCCGCACGGCGTCGAAATCTTCCTGGGCCTGGAGCCGATTGACTTGCGCTGGGGCTTCGAGCGGCTGTCTGGGTTGGTGGAGGAGAGGCTGGGACGCAAGCCGCGCAGCGGCGCCCTCTTCGTCTTCTTCGGCAAGCGGCGCACGGCGCTGAAGGTACTCTTCTACGACGGCACGGGGCTGTGCCTCTTTTACAAGCGGCTGGACACCGGCTGCTTCCAGGTGCCGCGAGGGTTGGAGGAAGGCGCTACCAGCCTGGCGGTGGAGGAGCACGTGCTGGAGGAGTTGCTGGACGGGCTGCGCGTGGAGGCGCCCAGGCGCGGCCCTCGCCCACATTGA
- the tnpC gene encoding IS66 family transposase, translated as MRGAGRTTARGHQAGVDSAVVSGYKATVSTHESPISAQARIAELEALLSAERQRAAQLERERDVLKASHERLRLELELLKRRLFMAKAERVDTQQLELEFAQKLRALEEVAGTLGMASAEASGGAGAKQKSKPKGRRDLKSLPLEERRVVIADPLFDELVAQGKAEKIGFEESCKLAWQRGGMRRLVIARVKYRTVGADGEATLASAMAPKEVFFRCLAAPSLLAHLATEKYCDGLPLFRMEKRLARDGVAVDRGTMARWLEDMGATLGTTVVAAMREEALATAFCIATDATGVAVQPAPAEGPRQACRRGHYFVQVVDRDAVFFEYTPKETSAAVLELFKGFKGYVQADAKSVYNALFRPAEDAPADGEEGVCQEVACWAHCRRGFWEAATAKDVIAREGLARISRLFQLEATWRDKPPEEIHRLRHAHLRAHVDAFFVWAQEEYEKVREQRGLLRRALGYAVRQREALRCFLDDGRLLLENNRSERELRRIAVGRKAWLFVGSDDHAERAGHLFTLIATARLHGLEPETYLRDILRVLAHWPHQRYLELAPKYWAATRARLLPSELDAEVGELTVPAPVAASPEEQSSPR; from the coding sequence TTGAGAGGAGCCGGGCGCACCACCGCGCGGGGGCACCAGGCGGGTGTCGACAGCGCGGTGGTGAGTGGTTACAAGGCCACGGTGTCCACGCACGAGTCTCCCATTTCCGCGCAGGCGCGCATCGCCGAACTCGAGGCGCTGTTGAGCGCCGAGAGGCAGCGCGCCGCGCAGTTGGAGAGGGAGCGGGACGTGCTGAAAGCCTCGCACGAGAGGCTGCGGCTGGAGTTGGAGTTACTCAAGCGCCGCCTCTTCATGGCCAAGGCGGAGCGGGTGGACACCCAGCAGTTGGAGTTGGAATTCGCCCAGAAGCTGCGCGCCCTGGAAGAGGTGGCCGGCACACTGGGCATGGCCTCGGCGGAGGCGTCAGGCGGCGCGGGGGCGAAGCAGAAGTCCAAGCCCAAGGGCCGGCGGGACTTGAAGAGTCTGCCGCTGGAAGAGAGGCGGGTGGTGATTGCGGACCCTCTCTTCGACGAGCTGGTGGCCCAGGGGAAGGCGGAGAAAATCGGCTTCGAGGAGAGCTGCAAGCTGGCCTGGCAGCGCGGCGGTATGCGGCGCCTCGTCATCGCCCGGGTGAAGTACCGCACGGTGGGGGCCGACGGGGAGGCCACGCTGGCCTCGGCCATGGCGCCCAAGGAAGTCTTCTTCCGCTGCCTGGCGGCGCCCTCGCTGCTGGCCCACCTGGCCACCGAGAAGTACTGCGACGGGCTGCCGTTGTTCCGCATGGAGAAGCGCCTGGCCCGCGACGGCGTGGCGGTGGACAGGGGGACGATGGCGCGGTGGCTGGAGGACATGGGCGCCACCCTGGGCACCACCGTGGTGGCCGCCATGCGCGAGGAGGCGCTGGCCACCGCCTTCTGCATCGCCACCGACGCCACGGGCGTGGCGGTGCAGCCGGCCCCCGCCGAGGGGCCTCGCCAGGCGTGCCGACGCGGCCACTACTTCGTCCAGGTAGTCGACAGGGACGCCGTCTTCTTCGAGTACACGCCGAAGGAGACGAGCGCCGCGGTGCTGGAGCTCTTCAAGGGCTTCAAGGGCTACGTGCAGGCCGACGCCAAGAGCGTCTACAACGCCCTCTTCCGTCCCGCCGAGGACGCGCCCGCTGACGGCGAGGAGGGGGTGTGTCAGGAGGTGGCGTGCTGGGCGCACTGCCGCCGGGGCTTCTGGGAGGCGGCGACGGCCAAGGACGTCATCGCCAGGGAGGGGCTGGCGCGCATCAGTCGCCTCTTCCAGTTGGAAGCGACATGGAGGGACAAGCCCCCGGAGGAGATTCACCGGCTGAGGCATGCCCACCTGCGTGCGCACGTGGACGCCTTCTTCGTCTGGGCCCAGGAGGAGTACGAGAAGGTGCGGGAGCAGCGCGGCCTCTTGCGCCGGGCCCTCGGTTACGCCGTGCGCCAGCGCGAGGCGCTGCGCTGCTTCCTCGACGACGGACGGCTGCTGCTTGAGAACAACCGCTCCGAGAGAGAATTGAGAAGGATTGCCGTCGGACGCAAGGCCTGGCTCTTCGTCGGGAGCGATGACCATGCCGAGCGCGCCGGCCACCTCTTCACCCTCATCGCCACCGCGCGACTGCACGGACTCGAGCCCGAGACCTACCTGCGCGACATCCTGCGCGTGCTGGCCCACTGGCCCCACCAGCGCTACCTCGAGCTCGCTCCCAAGTACTGGGCCGCTACGCGCGCTCGCCTCCTCCCCTCCGAACTCGACGCCGAGGTGGGCGAACTCACCGTCCCGGCGCCGGTTGCGGCCTCGCCCGAAGAGCAGTCGTCGCCGCGCTGA